A DNA window from Linepithema humile isolate Giens D197 chromosome 6, Lhum_UNIL_v1.0, whole genome shotgun sequence contains the following coding sequences:
- the LOC105668636 gene encoding uncharacterized protein has translation MAFVKLFTWILVVAVNLQEIYGHGYMLEPINRSSAWRKGFPVKPNYSDNEHFCGGRTVQHMQNGGKCGECGDNYAFPRPRPNENGGIYGTGVIVQKYKSGSNIDVTVRLTAGHLGHFEFHLCPLKTTTELETDECFDRYPLSLADGSGYKFPITKYGNGDFKIGLVLPSGVTCQQCVIRWHYRTGNTWGTCDDGRQGVGCGPQETFRSCADVSITN, from the exons atggcgtttgtaaaattgttcACGTGGATCCTGGTCGTCGCTGTTAATCTGCAGGAAATTTACGGGCATGGCTATATGCTGGAACCTATAAACAGAAGCAGCGCCTGGAGAAAAGGCTTCCCTGTGAAGCCCAACTATTCAGACAATGAACACTTCTGTGGAGGACGCACT gtTCAACATATGCAAAACGGAGGCAAATGTGGAGAATGCGGTGACAATTACGCCTTCCCCCGACCACGGCCGAATGAAAATGGTGGCATCTATGGAACTGGCGTCATCgttcaaaa GTATAAGTCTGGTTCTAACATCGATGTGACCGTTCGCCTCACAGCCGGTCATCTGGGTCATTTCGAATTCCATCTCTGTCCATTGAAGACGACGACAGAATTAGAAACTGATGAATGTTTCGACCGGTATCCTTTATCATTGGCCGACGGTAGCGGCTACAAGTTCCCCATTACGAAATATGGAAATGGTGACTTCAAGATTGGCCTGGTTTTACCAAGCGGTGTTACATGTCAACAATGCGTGATCAG ATGGCATTATCGTACCGGAAACACTTGGGGTACTTGCGACGACGGAAGGCAAGGCGTTGGTTGCGGCCCTCAAGAGACTTTCAGGAGCTGCGCGGACGTTTCCATCACGAATTAA
- the Vha14-1 gene encoding V-type proton ATPase subunit F, translating into MALHSAGKGKLLAVIGDEDTCVGFLLGGVGEINKHRQPNFMVVDKNTPVSEIEDTFKRFIKRDDIDIILINQNVAEMIRHVIDSHTQPIPAVLEIPSKDHPYDASKDSILRRAKGMFNPEDIHS; encoded by the exons ATGGCACTTCACTCCGCAGGAAAAGGTAAACTTCTAGCAGTGATTGGTGATGAG gATACTTGTGTAGGCTTTTTGCTTGGTGGAGTCGGAGAGATCAATAAGCATCGCCAACCTAATTTTATGGTTGTTGATAAaa ATACACCAGTAAGCGAGATTGAGGATACATTCAAACGATTTATCAAACGTGATGACATCGACATCATTCTTATTAATCAGAAT GTAGCCGAGATGATTCGTCACGTCATCGACAGCCACACTCAACCAATACCTGCCGTATTGGAAATTCCGAGCAAGGATCATCCTTATGATGCCAGCAAAGATTCCATTTTAAGACGTGCTAAG gGAATGTTCAATCCGGAAGATATTCATtcataa
- the LOC105668630 gene encoding membrane protein BRI3 — protein METQPLKTPEKHTEKPPPYSVATAPTVNTAWQPPPGYYPSNTNAGPYVHSYAGSNVGPNVNSNVGNQGNYVPSYGSTHSTAIIVPEIILVGGCPACRVGVMEDDYTCLGLLCAILFFPFGILCCMLLKTRRCSNCGAYFG, from the exons ATGGAGACTCAACCATTAAAAACCCCTGAAAAGCATACTGAAAAGCCACCGCCATATTCCGTCGCAACAGCACCGACAG tCAATACGGCATGGCAACCACCTCCAGGCTATTATCCCAGCAACACCAACGCTGGACCTTATGTTCACTCTTATGCTGGCTCTAACGTTGGCCCTAACGTTAACTCTAACGTTGGCAATCAAGGAAACTATGTTCCGTCATATGGCTCTACACATTCAACAGCAATAATTGTTCCAGAGATTATTTTAGTTGGTGGCTGTCCTGCGTGCAGA gtTGGTGTCATGGAAGATGATTACACATGCCTTGGTCTGCTCTGCgcaattcttttctttccctTTGGTATTCTTTGCTGTATGCTTTTGAAGACAAGGCGCTGTTCAAATTGTGGAGCCTATTTCGGTTAA